The Candidatus Zixiibacteriota bacterium genome includes a window with the following:
- the glmM gene encoding phosphoglucosamine mutase produces MTKEILVKSTSGVRGVVGNGLDPLLATRYGAAFGAFVKKGTIVVGRDSRPSGDMICRAVIAGLVAVGIDVVEIGIVPTPTVEIAVKKLKAAGGICVTASHNPAPWNALKFFNDKGEFITPAQYKQLDRLFEKEKYPFQPVERLGKVERQDRWIDEHIKMTLKVKGVNRAAVKRRKFKVVVDAINGAGSFALPELLERMGAQVIRINCNGDGKFVHEPEPIPKNLTQLGRAVKKHKADLGLACDPDADRLALVNEKGVPIGEELTLSIGVMQVLRRVRGATVINLSTSKTTSDVAEAMGSKVYLSKVGESNVVQLMHRRKGVIGGEGNGGVIYPAFHAGRDSLIAAALTLSCLAEKKISLGQLAETLPKYYNIKTKAALPQDFKARLKKLEKEAGALPGPCRIDRQDGLRFDFDRGWLQIRSSNTEPIYRLIVETNDSDLTQRLARKVARYFK; encoded by the coding sequence ATGACTAAAGAAATACTGGTTAAATCGACATCCGGCGTCAGAGGGGTCGTTGGAAACGGATTAGATCCGCTGCTGGCAACACGTTACGGGGCAGCCTTCGGAGCCTTTGTCAAAAAGGGCACAATCGTGGTCGGCCGCGACAGTCGCCCCTCAGGCGATATGATCTGCCGGGCGGTGATTGCCGGGCTGGTCGCGGTGGGTATCGATGTGGTCGAAATCGGCATCGTCCCGACTCCGACGGTTGAAATAGCCGTCAAGAAGCTCAAGGCAGCGGGGGGGATCTGCGTTACCGCCTCCCATAATCCGGCTCCCTGGAACGCTCTTAAGTTCTTCAACGACAAGGGCGAATTTATTACCCCGGCCCAGTACAAACAGCTTGATCGGTTGTTTGAGAAAGAAAAATATCCGTTCCAGCCGGTGGAGCGGCTCGGTAAAGTTGAGCGACAGGATCGCTGGATCGACGAGCATATCAAGATGACTCTCAAGGTCAAGGGAGTCAACCGGGCGGCGGTTAAGCGGCGCAAGTTCAAGGTGGTCGTAGATGCGATCAACGGCGCCGGGTCGTTTGCCCTGCCGGAGCTGCTGGAGCGCATGGGAGCGCAGGTGATCCGGATCAACTGCAACGGCGACGGCAAATTCGTCCATGAACCGGAACCGATTCCGAAAAATCTGACTCAACTCGGCCGAGCGGTGAAAAAGCACAAGGCCGACCTCGGTCTTGCCTGTGATCCCGACGCCGACCGGCTGGCCCTGGTCAATGAGAAGGGGGTGCCGATCGGCGAAGAACTCACCCTTTCCATCGGAGTGATGCAGGTGCTCAGGCGGGTCAGGGGGGCAACCGTGATAAATCTCTCCACCTCGAAAACTACCTCCGATGTGGCCGAGGCGATGGGCTCGAAGGTTTATCTCTCCAAAGTCGGTGAGTCGAACGTGGTGCAGTTGATGCACCGCCGGAAGGGTGTAATCGGCGGCGAGGGAAACGGCGGAGTGATTTATCCCGCTTTTCATGCCGGGCGGGATTCGCTCATCGCAGCGGCTTTGACACTTAGTTGTCTGGCTGAAAAGAAAATCTCGCTGGGACAACTGGCGGAAACTTTACCGAAGTATTACAATATAAAAACCAAAGCTGCGCTTCCTCAGGATTTCAAGGCACGGCTGAAGAAGCTCGAAAAAGAAGCCGGGGCGTTGCCTGGTCCGTGTAGAATCGACCGTCAGGACGGTTTGCGGTTCGATTTTGACCGGGGCTGGCTTCAGATTCGTTCTTCCAACACGGAACCGATTTACCGATTGATTGTCGAGACAAACGATTCCGATCTGACTCAACGACTGGCCCGAAAGGTGGCTCGTTACTTCAAATAA
- the glmS gene encoding glutamine--fructose-6-phosphate transaminase (isomerizing), which translates to MCGIVGYVGPKQAIPILISGLKRLEYRGYDSAGIALQTGSGLMVAKSAGKIVELEKLIADVHCDCTQGIAHTRWATHGEPTQVNAHPHTDAEEQFALVHNGIIENYRALREFLIQKGFEIRTDTDTEILVHLIKFHYHGDLTEAVRMALTQVDGTYGIAVISSRNPGIIVAARMGSPLVIGTGEKENFVASDVSAMLEHTNKVVYLNDGEIATVSANGFEVSTIQNVKINSVVEEVSWTLDEIEKAGYDHFMLKEIHEQSTTLPNAYRGRLNEEEGIPRLHGLNLQYDQLRKIKRIIITACGTSWHAALIGKYMIEELARVPVEVEYASEFRYRSPIIDENTIMFVISQSGETADTLAALREAHNRGCTVLGIVNTVGSTIARESDGGVHIHAGPEIGVASTKAFTSQVMVLSLIATLLGRMRHLSVQQGQEMIQAIQKIPAQVESIFHHEDKIIEIAESYHKANNFLYLGRGINWPTALEGALKLKEISYIHAEGYPAAEMKHGPIALIDENMPVVVIALKDPVYDKVMSNIAEVRARQGQVIAIATEGDKEIAERVNHVIYIPYTNRLLTPLLAIIPLQLLAYHIAVMRGCHVDQPRNLAKSVTVE; encoded by the coding sequence ATGTGCGGCATTGTTGGATACGTAGGACCCAAGCAGGCGATTCCGATTCTCATCAGCGGACTGAAACGGTTGGAGTATCGCGGTTACGACTCGGCCGGGATAGCGCTCCAGACCGGGTCCGGCCTGATGGTGGCCAAGTCGGCCGGAAAGATTGTCGAACTCGAAAAACTGATCGCCGATGTCCATTGCGACTGCACGCAGGGCATCGCCCATACTCGTTGGGCCACCCACGGGGAACCGACCCAGGTCAACGCCCACCCGCACACCGACGCCGAAGAGCAGTTCGCGCTCGTTCATAACGGCATCATCGAAAACTACCGGGCGCTCCGTGAATTCCTGATTCAAAAGGGATTTGAGATCCGGACCGATACCGATACCGAGATTCTGGTACATCTGATCAAGTTTCATTATCACGGTGATCTCACCGAAGCGGTCCGCATGGCTTTGACTCAGGTCGACGGGACCTACGGCATCGCCGTCATCAGTTCAAGAAATCCCGGCATAATCGTAGCGGCCCGCATGGGATCGCCGCTGGTGATCGGCACCGGCGAGAAGGAGAACTTTGTCGCGTCCGATGTCTCGGCCATGCTCGAGCATACGAATAAAGTAGTTTATCTCAACGACGGCGAAATCGCCACGGTCTCCGCCAACGGATTCGAAGTCTCGACCATTCAAAACGTCAAGATCAACAGTGTGGTTGAAGAGGTGAGCTGGACGCTCGATGAGATCGAAAAAGCGGGCTACGACCATTTCATGCTCAAGGAAATTCACGAGCAAAGCACCACTTTGCCAAACGCTTATCGCGGGCGGTTGAACGAGGAAGAAGGGATTCCTCGTTTGCACGGTCTCAATCTTCAATACGATCAACTGCGTAAGATCAAGCGAATCATTATCACCGCCTGCGGCACTTCCTGGCATGCCGCCCTGATCGGTAAGTACATGATCGAGGAGTTGGCGCGGGTACCGGTCGAGGTCGAATACGCCTCGGAGTTCCGTTATCGCTCACCGATCATCGACGAGAATACGATCATGTTCGTTATCTCGCAGTCGGGCGAGACGGCCGACACTCTGGCTGCTCTGCGCGAGGCGCACAATCGCGGCTGCACCGTGCTGGGTATTGTCAACACGGTGGGTTCGACGATTGCCCGTGAAAGCGACGGCGGTGTGCATATCCATGCCGGTCCTGAGATCGGGGTCGCCTCGACCAAGGCGTTCACCTCGCAGGTAATGGTGCTTTCGTTGATCGCTACCCTGCTGGGACGTATGCGACACCTGTCGGTCCAGCAGGGACAGGAGATGATTCAGGCGATTCAGAAAATACCGGCCCAGGTGGAATCGATTTTCCACCATGAGGACAAGATCATAGAAATCGCCGAGTCCTACCACAAGGCCAACAACTTCCTCTATCTCGGTCGCGGTATCAACTGGCCGACAGCGCTCGAGGGAGCGCTCAAGCTCAAGGAGATTTCGTACATTCACGCCGAGGGATACCCGGCCGCCGAGATGAAACACGGCCCGATCGCTCTGATCGACGAGAACATGCCGGTGGTGGTGATCGCCCTCAAGGATCCGGTGTACGACAAGGTGATGTCGAACATTGCCGAAGTCCGCGCGCGGCAGGGGCAGGTTATTGCTATTGCCACCGAAGGGGACAAGGAGATCGCCGAACGAGTCAACCATGTCATTTATATCCCTTACACCAACCGGTTGTTGACACCGTTGCTGGCGATTATTCCGCTGCAGTTACTGGCGTATCATATCGCGGTTATGCGGGGATGTCATGTCGACCAGCCGCGTAATTTGGCAAAATCGGTGACGGTGGAATAG
- a CDS encoding mechanosensitive ion channel: MEYIQTILKDALSLIPSGIALLVLLVALWIVRLIIDRSAASKSGSRLRRQVITGLLSFAGLLVIIMVSPLNDNQKGQLLSLIGILLSAAIALSATTFVGNIMAGLMLRAVRNFRPGDFIQVNEHFGRVTERGLFHIEIQTESRDLTTLPNLYLVSNPVKVIRASGTVVSADVSLGYDLAHQEVERCLLKAAEEAGLHEPFVYITDLGDYSVTYRASGLLVEVKQLLSSRSALRQKIMDHLHGAGIEIVSPTFMNQRPLPPDKKFIPTPHRTATRSVPPETSAPEAIVFDKADEAESVEKLRERLEETIKSIDAVNDEIKEADNETDRKSLTDKRDRLEAHREWYKKLLDHKENPDKPLD; this comes from the coding sequence ATGGAATATATACAGACGATATTAAAAGATGCCCTCAGCCTGATTCCCTCCGGCATCGCGCTGCTGGTGCTGCTGGTCGCGCTCTGGATCGTGCGATTGATCATCGACCGCAGCGCCGCCTCGAAATCCGGCAGTCGGCTGCGCCGTCAGGTAATCACCGGCCTGCTCTCGTTTGCGGGTTTGTTGGTGATCATCATGGTTTCACCGCTCAACGACAATCAGAAAGGGCAACTGCTCAGTCTGATAGGAATCCTGCTTTCGGCGGCGATTGCTTTGTCCGCGACGACGTTCGTTGGCAATATCATGGCCGGATTGATGCTCCGCGCAGTAAGAAACTTCCGCCCCGGCGATTTCATTCAGGTCAACGAGCATTTCGGCCGGGTCACCGAGCGGGGTCTTTTCCATATCGAAATACAAACCGAAAGTCGCGACCTGACCACTCTCCCGAATCTTTATCTCGTTTCCAATCCGGTCAAGGTGATACGGGCGTCCGGGACCGTGGTTTCGGCCGATGTTTCGCTCGGGTACGATCTCGCTCATCAGGAAGTCGAGCGCTGTTTGCTCAAGGCAGCCGAAGAAGCGGGACTGCACGAGCCGTTCGTTTATATTACCGATCTGGGCGACTATTCCGTCACGTATCGGGCTTCGGGGCTGCTGGTTGAGGTCAAACAATTGCTTTCTTCTCGTTCGGCGCTGCGGCAGAAAATCATGGATCATCTGCACGGAGCCGGGATTGAAATCGTGTCGCCGACCTTCATGAATCAACGACCGCTGCCGCCGGATAAAAAATTCATCCCGACTCCGCATCGCACGGCGACCAGGTCGGTGCCGCCGGAGACCAGCGCTCCCGAGGCAATCGTATTCGACAAAGCGGATGAAGCGGAATCGGTGGAGAAACTCCGCGAGCGGCTCGAAGAAACGATAAAGAGCATCGATGCCGTTAACGATGAGATCAAAGAAGCGGACAACGAAACGGATCGTAAAAGTCTGACCGACAAGCGGGATCGTCTCGAGGCTCACCGCGAATGGTATAAGAAACTGCTCGATCACAAAGAAAATCCCGACAAGCCGTTGGACTGA
- a CDS encoding class I SAM-dependent methyltransferase, translating to MPTDPTEVFFDLFEPLPQHGPGSEASTLKALSYLKDIPKQPRILDLGCGAGLRTVLLAKATGGTVIGMDLKSSLVERLEAAARKAGLADHVTALEGSMKELSFPEESFDVIWSEGAIYNIGFEKGLKYWRQFVKPGGYVVVSEVCYVTEDIPEELESFWDEEYPEIEQASILSALATGAGYEMIAEFNLPASDWKDNFYDPLIQRLEELAVKYRGDSVAEEVINRTRREIDIFTRYHGVHVYRFFIMRR from the coding sequence ATGCCCACTGATCCGACAGAAGTATTTTTCGATTTGTTCGAACCGCTGCCGCAACACGGTCCGGGGAGCGAGGCAAGTACGCTGAAGGCTTTGTCTTACCTCAAAGACATCCCCAAACAACCGCGCATTCTCGACCTGGGTTGCGGCGCCGGTCTGCGCACGGTGCTGCTGGCTAAAGCTACGGGCGGAACGGTGATCGGAATGGACCTCAAGTCTTCACTCGTTGAACGGCTCGAAGCCGCTGCCCGCAAGGCCGGTTTGGCCGATCATGTAACGGCTCTCGAGGGTTCCATGAAGGAACTCTCCTTTCCGGAAGAATCGTTCGATGTCATCTGGTCCGAGGGCGCGATTTATAACATCGGTTTTGAAAAAGGGTTGAAGTATTGGCGGCAATTCGTGAAGCCGGGTGGTTATGTGGTGGTTAGCGAAGTATGCTATGTGACCGAAGACATCCCGGAAGAGCTGGAATCTTTCTGGGACGAAGAGTACCCGGAAATAGAACAAGCCTCAATTCTGTCCGCACTGGCGACCGGCGCGGGCTACGAGATGATCGCGGAGTTCAATCTGCCCGCCTCGGACTGGAAGGATAACTTCTACGATCCCCTGATTCAACGCCTTGAGGAATTAGCTGTCAAGTACCGGGGCGACAGCGTGGCCGAAGAGGTAATAAACCGCACGCGCCGGGAGATAGATATCTTCACGCGATATCACGGCGTGCACGTCTATCGTTTCTTTATCATGCGCCGCTGA
- a CDS encoding thrombospondin type 3 repeat-containing protein, whose translation MKHRITLTVLTLILALAVAGQAEEWGGKIGISGRGVGLAPLFEGSSFDQFDETYEPFRMGWDFGLEARYGLTNRWVIGLGYAWINTYDDSSATSDQSFSFRDKDNAVAHLRAQLYWLTASYNFNIEKKLQPFVMGGFGIDYWRLREIKGAETHKITDLNIKLGGGLHYWLLSWVTVDAQLRFTYDIANLDSNVPEGFYGSGDWTEWDTRPFHAYLEPSIGLTLYLGGAPDQDKDGVKDTDDQCPDTPHGAEVDNHGCPLDADQDGVYDGLDQCPNTPKGVRVDALGCPLDTDGDGVYDSFDQCPNTPAGMQVDDQGCPPDADRDGVADENDDCPDTPLGATVDEVGCPSDSDKDGVLDGIDKCPGTPKGTTVGNMGCPLDSDGDGVMDDNDACPNTPADVEVDLRGCPVAQEIKEEIVLSGKVNYASGSYELTDTAKATLDGVVASMKAYPETKIEIKGFTDSQGSETANMTLSQNRANAALEYLKSKGIAESRMTATGLGENPQYFIGDNDTVEGRQMNRRVTISKVE comes from the coding sequence ATGAAACACAGGATCACTCTCACGGTACTGACGTTAATCCTGGCGCTGGCTGTTGCCGGGCAGGCCGAGGAGTGGGGGGGAAAAATAGGTATTAGCGGTCGCGGTGTAGGTTTGGCGCCGCTCTTTGAGGGATCGAGTTTCGATCAGTTCGACGAAACCTACGAGCCTTTCAGAATGGGTTGGGATTTTGGCCTGGAAGCCCGCTACGGCCTCACCAACCGCTGGGTGATCGGCCTTGGTTATGCCTGGATCAACACCTATGACGACAGCTCGGCTACGTCCGACCAGTCTTTCAGCTTCCGTGATAAAGACAACGCTGTGGCCCATTTACGGGCTCAGCTTTATTGGCTGACCGCCAGCTATAACTTCAACATCGAAAAGAAACTCCAGCCATTCGTCATGGGTGGTTTCGGTATCGACTACTGGCGCTTGCGTGAGATCAAGGGCGCCGAGACGCATAAAATAACCGATTTGAATATCAAACTCGGCGGCGGCTTGCATTACTGGCTGCTCTCCTGGGTCACGGTCGATGCTCAGCTTCGTTTCACCTACGATATCGCCAATCTCGACAGCAACGTGCCCGAAGGTTTCTACGGCTCAGGCGACTGGACCGAATGGGACACTCGCCCCTTCCATGCCTACCTGGAGCCCTCGATCGGTCTCACTTTGTATCTGGGTGGTGCGCCCGACCAGGATAAGGACGGCGTTAAGGATACCGACGACCAGTGTCCCGACACTCCTCACGGCGCTGAAGTCGACAACCACGGTTGCCCGCTCGATGCCGACCAGGATGGCGTTTATGACGGACTTGACCAATGCCCGAATACACCCAAGGGCGTACGGGTCGATGCTCTCGGTTGTCCGCTCGATACCGACGGCGACGGTGTCTATGATTCTTTTGACCAGTGCCCGAACACCCCGGCCGGTATGCAAGTCGATGATCAGGGTTGTCCGCCCGATGCCGACCGCGATGGCGTAGCCGATGAAAACGATGACTGCCCCGACACACCGCTGGGTGCCACTGTTGATGAAGTTGGTTGTCCTTCAGATAGTGACAAAGACGGTGTTCTCGACGGTATCGATAAATGTCCCGGCACACCCAAGGGCACTACCGTTGGCAATATGGGTTGTCCGCTCGACAGCGACGGCGACGGCGTGATGGACGACAACGATGCCTGCCCCAACACCCCGGCCGATGTCGAGGTCGATCTGCGGGGATGTCCTGTCGCTCAGGAAATCAAAGAAGAGATCGTTCTCTCCGGAAAGGTTAACTACGCCTCCGGATCGTACGAACTGACCGACACGGCCAAAGCTACCCTCGACGGTGTGGTGGCTTCGATGAAAGCCTATCCTGAAACAAAAATAGAGATCAAGGGCTTCACCGATTCCCAGGGATCAGAAACCGCCAACATGACCCTTTCCCAGAACCGCGCCAACGCCGCGCTCGAATACCTGAAATCCAAGGGTATCGCCGAGTCGCGTATGACTGCCACCGGTTTGGGTGAAAATCCGCAGTATTTCATCGGCGACAACGACACGGTTGAAGGCCGCCAGATGAATCGTCGAGTTACGATTAGTAAAGTCGAATAG
- a CDS encoding acyl-CoA dehydrogenase family protein: MIDFTLTENQLAVRDMAREVAAKVVAPNIAEFDRAQKINPEIIPAMVKANLLGFCIPEQYGGLGMDYISLGLASEEMEYADTAARVILSVHIGLFSLPVLTWANEGQKQKYLIPAAKGEKLATFGLTEPAAGSDAVGIQTTAVKQGDKYILNGEKMWISLADMADYFLIFAWTDLDKKKARDHSGMSAFIVEKAFAGVTTGSIHGKLGVRSGNTGWISMQDVEVPAENLVYKEGQGFKIAMFCLDQGRYTVAAGSCGLIRACRDACINYSKERQTFGQPIADHQLVKQMIANMEAGYEYCTPLWMKAGLLKNQGLRSTKATSLAKWIACREAEASAANAVQVFGAYGFSDEYPVERFYRNAKGASIYEGTREIHTVMQADYVLGNRFDKQLERDLPKVEQ, translated from the coding sequence ATGATAGATTTTACCCTGACCGAAAACCAGCTCGCCGTGCGCGATATGGCTCGCGAAGTGGCCGCCAAAGTCGTCGCGCCGAATATCGCCGAGTTCGATCGCGCTCAGAAAATAAATCCCGAGATCATCCCGGCTATGGTCAAGGCCAACCTGCTCGGCTTTTGTATTCCGGAACAATACGGCGGCCTTGGTATGGATTATATCTCCCTCGGCCTGGCTTCGGAAGAAATGGAATACGCCGACACCGCCGCACGGGTAATTCTCTCGGTCCATATCGGTCTTTTCTCACTACCGGTGCTCACCTGGGCCAACGAGGGACAGAAACAAAAATATCTCATCCCGGCTGCTAAAGGCGAGAAACTGGCCACATTCGGTCTGACCGAACCGGCCGCCGGTTCGGATGCGGTCGGTATTCAGACCACCGCCGTAAAGCAGGGGGACAAGTATATCCTCAACGGCGAGAAGATGTGGATCTCGCTGGCGGACATGGCCGACTATTTCCTGATCTTCGCCTGGACCGACCTGGATAAAAAGAAGGCTCGCGATCACAGCGGTATGTCGGCGTTCATCGTGGAGAAAGCATTCGCCGGCGTAACCACCGGAAGTATTCACGGTAAGTTAGGCGTGCGCTCCGGCAACACCGGCTGGATTTCGATGCAGGATGTCGAAGTCCCGGCGGAAAATCTGGTCTACAAGGAAGGCCAGGGATTCAAAATCGCCATGTTCTGCCTCGATCAGGGTCGTTACACCGTGGCGGCCGGATCGTGCGGCCTCATACGCGCCTGCCGCGATGCCTGCATCAATTACTCGAAAGAACGTCAGACGTTCGGCCAGCCGATTGCCGACCATCAACTGGTCAAGCAGATGATTGCCAACATGGAAGCGGGCTATGAGTATTGCACCCCTCTCTGGATGAAAGCCGGTCTGCTCAAGAATCAGGGATTGCGCTCGACCAAAGCAACTTCACTGGCCAAATGGATCGCCTGCCGTGAGGCCGAAGCCTCCGCCGCCAACGCCGTTCAGGTGTTCGGGGCTTATGGTTTCTCGGATGAATACCCGGTGGAGCGATTTTATCGCAACGCCAAAGGAGCCTCGATTTACGAAGGCACCCGCGAAATTCATACCGTGATGCAGGCCGATTACGTCCTTGGCAACCGCTTCGATAAACAACTCGAGCGAGATTTGCCGAAGGTCGAGCAGTAA
- a CDS encoding GNAT family N-acetyltransferase: MDEPIKVKADLIPYAHEYARDVLSWIDSEEVYKDVCRGQDWPPPKDLVESWQRKNVVSYLLFSERQPVAYGELWNRPLEMAVEVAHLIVAPAKRSMGYGTKMLEELYNRAAARPDVAKVLLNLYSENEVALSCYLKAGFELIGTSSYITGLKMVRMVE, encoded by the coding sequence GTGGACGAACCAATCAAAGTAAAAGCCGACCTGATTCCCTACGCCCATGAGTATGCCCGCGATGTTCTTTCCTGGATCGATTCCGAGGAAGTCTACAAAGATGTCTGCCGCGGTCAGGACTGGCCGCCGCCAAAGGATCTGGTGGAGAGCTGGCAGCGTAAGAACGTCGTGTCATATCTGCTGTTTTCCGAGCGTCAGCCGGTAGCGTACGGGGAGTTGTGGAATCGCCCTCTCGAAATGGCCGTGGAGGTCGCTCATCTGATCGTGGCGCCGGCCAAACGCTCGATGGGTTACGGGACGAAAATGCTTGAGGAGTTGTACAATCGCGCCGCAGCGCGACCGGATGTCGCCAAGGTGCTGTTGAACCTGTACTCGGAGAACGAGGTAGCGCTGAGTTGTTATCTCAAGGCCGGGTTCGAGTTGATCGGCACCTCCAGCTACATCACCGGACTCAAGATGGTAAGAATGGTCGAATGA
- a CDS encoding enoyl-CoA hydratase-related protein, giving the protein MTDFKNILVEIADGIMTVTINREKAMNALNRETIDELQKVLQDNWSNDEIACVIVTGAGKAFVAGADIKELAELDARGGTLTAARGQWLMKSLQNFPKPVIAAVNGFALGGGCELAMACDIRLASSKAKLGQPEVNLGIIPGYGGTQRLPRLVGRGKALQLILTGDMVNAAEAYRIGLVDEVYEPEELMEKAMTMAKTIASKGPLAIMHAKECVHRGLDIGLSAGCDLEKANFGTVCSTADKNEGMQAFIEKRKPDFKGK; this is encoded by the coding sequence ATGACTGATTTCAAGAACATCCTCGTGGAGATTGCCGACGGCATCATGACCGTCACGATCAACCGCGAGAAAGCCATGAATGCCCTGAATCGGGAGACGATCGACGAGCTGCAGAAGGTACTGCAGGACAACTGGAGCAACGACGAGATCGCCTGTGTGATCGTTACCGGAGCGGGCAAGGCATTCGTGGCCGGAGCCGATATCAAGGAACTGGCCGAGCTCGATGCTCGCGGCGGCACGCTCACCGCGGCTCGGGGTCAGTGGTTGATGAAGAGCCTCCAGAATTTCCCGAAACCGGTCATTGCGGCGGTCAACGGATTCGCTCTCGGCGGCGGCTGCGAACTGGCTATGGCCTGTGACATCAGACTGGCTTCTTCCAAAGCCAAATTGGGACAGCCGGAAGTGAACCTTGGCATCATTCCGGGTTATGGCGGCACGCAACGGTTGCCGCGTCTGGTTGGACGAGGCAAGGCGCTCCAGTTGATTCTGACGGGCGATATGGTCAATGCCGCTGAAGCGTACCGGATCGGTCTGGTCGATGAAGTCTACGAGCCGGAAGAGTTGATGGAAAAGGCTATGACCATGGCTAAGACAATCGCCTCCAAGGGACCGCTGGCAATCATGCATGCCAAGGAATGCGTACACCGTGGACTGGATATCGGTCTTTCGGCCGGATGTGATCTGGAGAAGGCCAATTTCGGAACGGTCTGCAGCACGGCCGACAAGAATGAGGGCATGCAGGCGTTTATCGAAAAACGCAAACCGGACTTCAAAGGAAAATAA
- a CDS encoding LysE family transporter, which translates to MELVLLFSNSFLVGFSGAMMPGPLLTVGIAETPRSGWRTGPIISIGHAIAEVVVVVLLSAGVVAISENGIITGVIGVAGGLALLLMGGMMAYDILTGRVKYEYTGNEARTRSSVLIGKGITASISNPYWFVWWGTTGLAFVVKSVKLGIAGPVVFYFGHILSDFVWYTVVSVVLWRGKKIFVGAGLKTLILMCAAFLLYLGGSFIIDGLGNLD; encoded by the coding sequence ATGGAACTGGTGCTGCTGTTTTCAAATTCATTCCTGGTTGGCTTTTCAGGCGCCATGATGCCCGGGCCGCTGCTGACGGTCGGTATTGCCGAAACGCCACGCTCCGGCTGGCGCACCGGGCCGATTATCTCGATTGGCCACGCTATCGCCGAAGTAGTGGTGGTCGTGCTGCTGTCGGCGGGAGTGGTGGCGATCTCGGAAAACGGCATCATTACCGGTGTGATAGGGGTGGCCGGCGGGCTGGCTCTGTTGCTCATGGGCGGCATGATGGCTTATGATATCTTAACCGGCCGGGTTAAATACGAATACACCGGCAACGAGGCGCGCACGCGCAGTTCGGTGCTGATCGGCAAAGGAATAACCGCTTCGATAAGCAATCCCTACTGGTTCGTCTGGTGGGGTACTACCGGGCTGGCGTTCGTGGTCAAATCGGTCAAGTTGGGTATCGCGGGACCGGTCGTGTTCTACTTCGGGCATATTCTTTCGGATTTCGTCTGGTACACGGTCGTGTCGGTGGTGCTCTGGCGCGGCAAGAAGATTTTTGTTGGCGCCGGGCTCAAAACTTTGATTCTCATGTGCGCCGCATTTTTGCTTTATTTGGGCGGCAGCTTTATTATTGACGGTCTCGGCAACCTGGACTGA
- a CDS encoding GNAT family N-acetyltransferase, whose protein sequence is MSDLTRTKGTGMNVEIKPLESSDKDWVLTIIRHWGADFVVTRGRKVYPAEIEGFYAVNETGERVGLVTFEIVNDQCEIVTLDAFVQWSGIGTQLIEQVRTTARKRGCKRLWLITTNDNIPAIRFYQRRDFELVAIHRNALDLSRALKPSIPLVGMHGIPIRDELEFEQKL, encoded by the coding sequence TTGTCTGATCTCACGCGAACGAAAGGCACCGGCATGAACGTTGAAATCAAACCGCTCGAATCCTCCGACAAAGACTGGGTGCTTACGATCATTCGTCATTGGGGTGCGGATTTTGTCGTTACACGCGGGCGCAAGGTTTACCCGGCTGAAATCGAGGGATTTTACGCAGTCAACGAGACCGGCGAACGGGTGGGGTTGGTAACGTTCGAGATTGTCAACGATCAATGTGAGATAGTTACTCTCGATGCCTTCGTGCAATGGTCCGGAATTGGAACGCAGTTGATCGAACAAGTGCGCACCACCGCCCGCAAGAGAGGCTGTAAGCGACTCTGGTTGATCACCACCAACGACAACATCCCGGCCATTCGCTTCTATCAGCGGCGCGACTTTGAATTAGTCGCGATTCATCGTAACGCCCTCGATTTGTCCCGAGCACTCAAACCGAGTATTCCGCTGGTGGGGATGCACGGCATTCCGATCCGGGACGAGTTGGAATTCGAGCAGAAGTTGTAG